One region of Ananas comosus cultivar F153 linkage group 9, ASM154086v1, whole genome shotgun sequence genomic DNA includes:
- the LOC109715875 gene encoding uncharacterized protein LOC109715875, whose amino-acid sequence MSASRPKRLRLLLCFGGGGGGAAEEEEAEIRHGGHTRRRRRRSHVLAKVLRSLGFASSSQKRRKEEEEKEKGTNRCAITAEHSSGKSTDYVIFSSNSSSSSSTSSSSSFSAPDPKPRRRSEAPDPKPRRRSAPAPPPPLVVAAPAKAAAAAEGDHGVGGGATGFLVLLVSLSVMVFCGRFFAILLTSSSLCFVPRRCHDDSPRPPRNIAAAAPPRTSPEFRRKRAGDEAEAEEEEEEKRRVVLEGLLRRK is encoded by the exons ATGAGCGCGTCAAGACCAAAGcgtctccgcctcctcctctgcttcggcggcggcggcggcggcgccgccgaggaggaggaggcggagatcCGGCACGGCGGCCAcacgcggcggaggaggcgccgCAGCCACGTTCTCGCCAAGGTGTTGCGATCGCTGGGGTTCGCTTCGTCCTCTCAG AAGAGGagaaaagaggaggaggagaaggagaagggtaCTAACCGATGCGCGATAACGGCGGAGCATTCGAGCGGGAAATCGACAGATTACGTCATCTTCTCCTCGaattcgtcgtcgtcgtcctcgacCTCTTCCTCCTCGTCGTTCTCGGCGCCGGATCCGAAGCCGCGGCGGAGATCGGAGGCGCCGGATCCAAAGCCGCGGCGGAGATCGGCGccggcgcctccgccgccgctggtggtggcggcgccggcgaaggcggcggcggcggcggagggggaccacggcgtcggcggcggcgcgacGGGGTTCCTCGTCCTCCTCGTGAGCCTCTCCGTGATGGTCTTCTGCGGCCGCTTCTTCGCGATCCTGCTGACGTCGTCCTCGCTCTGCTTCGTCCCCCGGCGCTGCCACGATGACTCGCCGCGACCCCCGCGCAACATCgctgcggcggcgccgccgcgaaCTTCGCCGGAGTTCCGTCGGAAGCGCGCCGGCGACGAGGccgaggcggaggaggaagaagaggagaagcgGAGGGTGGTGTTGGAGGGCCTCTTGCGGcgaaaataa
- the LOC109714841 gene encoding cyclin-D6-1, which translates to MEFDLENPFTAADDDKERSDSFAALFAAESDHSLAGAAASVDLSARRDAASLILEAQFRSNLDPFVAYLAANYVDRFLFKRQIPRDKPWVARLLAISCLSLASKMKRGADYSIADFQGEEGFIFDAHTIHRMELLVLGALDWRMRSITPFSXLLKGLNETEIKMLEFKPSLIAASALLAAARELVPIQYAAFRSAVSSCGFVNKERLWECYNAVAACGCDSALELEMASSADTPVTVLGRYCASSESERTVGSAAAPADRDLKKRRVSSAAPLRLRRFRD; encoded by the exons ATGGAATTCGATCTCGAGAACCCGTTcaccgccgccgacgacgacaaGGAGCGCTCCGACTCATTCGCCGCGCTCTTCGCGGCGGAGTCCGATCactccctcgccggcgccgccgcctccgtcgACCTCTCGGCCCGCCGCGACGCCGCCTCCCTGATCCTCGAG GCGCAGTTCCGATCCAATCTCGATCCCTTCGTCGCCTACCTCGCCGCCAACTACGTCGATCGCTTCCTCTTCAAGCGACAGATCCCG AGAGATAAGCCATGGGTGGCGCGGCTCCTCGCCATCTCCTGCCTCTCCCTCGCGTCGAAGATGAAGCGCGGGGCCGATTACTCCATCGCCGATTTCCAG GGGGAGGAGGGTTTCATCTTCGACGCGCACACGATCCATCGCATGGAGCTCCTCGTGTTGGGGGCGTTGGATTGGAGGATGCGATCCATCACCCCTTTCTCCTTNCTTTTGAAAGGGCTT aatgaaacagaGATTAAGATGTTGGAGTTCAAACCTTCTCTGATCGCCGCATCCGCGCTCCTCGCCGCCGCACGCGAGCTCGTCCCGATCCAGTACGCCGCGTTCCGCTCCGCCGTATCCTCCTGTGGATTTGTAAATAAA GAGAGGTTGTGGGAATGCTACAATGCCGTGGCGGCGTGCGGTTGCGATTCGGCGCTGGAGCTGGAAATGGCGTCGAGCGCGGACACGCCGGTGACGGTGCTCGGCCGCTACTGCGCGAGCTCGGAGAGCGAGAGGACCGTCGGATCGGCTGCGGCGCCGGCCGATCGCGATCTCAAGAAGCGCCgcgtctcctccgccgcgccgctccgcctccgccgcttccGAGACTAG